GCCTAAGCCCGTTCTCTAGTACTACGTGTTAGTTTCTACTGAAAAGTGGCTTCGCTTCAATTGCGAGTAGTCGTCGACGTAAATTTCCTCCTAATTAAGAGACTCACACGCCttcttttgagaaaatttAAGAGGCTACAGAGCTTAGGGTTTATGCATGAATGCAGTACAGAGTCTATGTACATACAAACTTTATATCCAAAATGCAGTGCAGACGTGCAGCAGCGCTTCGGCTAGTTCTttctaataaaacaaaaaaggaaagaaaagaattggaaaaaaaacagtgtaCAAGCCTGAGGTCGAGATCACTGACGAGTCAATGTTCACCAAACCATTCCTTTTCCATCCAAAAATAATTCCCTAAACCCCCCTGCACCGGCCCCACCTGGCATTGAAACCCCGCTTCCTTGTTTTAACCACTCATCAAGTCATCAAGTCATCGCTCCCGTCTTTACTCCCGTCTTCCCCAAGCCGTTCCACGCCTCCCCTGTCCCTCGCCGTCGCTCTCGCTCCCGCGCGTAATTCCGCCGAACACCTCGGCCGCGGgcactcgccgccgccgccgccgccatgtcggGCTCGGGGTGCCTCCCGCCTGGCGAGCTGGACGCGCTGTCCAGGGTTTGCCGCGacggggccgcggcggcgcggctcaAGACGGGGTCCCTGCTGGCCATCCTGCTCGCCAGCGCCATCGGCATCTGCCTCCCCGTGGCGCTCACCAGGGCCTTCCGGGGCCGCGAGGGCTACGCGAggggcctcctcctcgtcaagTGCTACGCCGCGGGGGTCATCCTCTCCACCTCCCTCGTCCACGTCCTCCCCGACGCCTacgccgcgctcgccgacTGCGCCGTCGCCTCGCGCCGCCCCTGGAGGGACTTCCCCTTCGCGGGGCTCTTCTGCCTCATCGGCTCCCTGCTCGCGCTGCTCGTCGACGTCTCCGCCTCGTCCCACCTCGAAGCCCACGGCCACCAGCCGCCGGAACAGGAACATGAACAGCCCTACGCCCCAATCCCCAAGAAGGCCCCCACCGTCTtcgagctcgccggcgaaATGAGCCCCAGGAAACGCGCTGTCCTGGACGACCGCGAGGAGCCGGAGCTTCATGTCAGCAAGAATATTAGTGGTGACCAGGACCGGGACGATGTGGCGCTCTTCGGAGCCAAGAAAGGCGCCCGGTTGGTCCGCAGCGATGAGGTCGTGGTATCTACCGGCGGGTGCCATGGGGGTGGGCAtgaggtggtggaggtgggggacggggaggaggatgaggccatgaagaagcagaagatgGTGTCCAAGGTGTTGGAGATTGGGATTGTGTTCCATTCGGTCATCATTGGGGTGACCTTGGGCATGTCACAGGACGTCTGCGCCATTCGGCCACTCGTCGTGGCGCTCTCATTCCACCAGGTCTTCGAGGGGATGGGCCTTGGCGGCTGCATCGCGCAGGTGAGAATGAAACATATGTGTCTCAATTTTCGTGCGCTATGTGTGCAATTGGAGAATTCATGATCGAATTGGTTTTGCTCACGATGTTGGTTTGGATTGCTAAGAGCTGTGAGAATGACACTTAATTCCATGATTTAATCTAGTATAATTGTGTGGCTTTCAGTGTGAATTTAGTGCTATTGATATGCCGTAGAGTGATACTTAGTTCCATGGCAGTGTTGTCTTCCTGTTAACTTATTTTCTTAAATACAGAGTATGATGGACCTATGGTCATACTTTATCGATGGATTATAAAATGTGATTAGCTAACTTTTGATGTCTACTATTAAAGTAATACTTTGCACATAGAAAAAACAAGGGATTGTTCCCTCGTATGTTCATTTAAATGTTTGATTTCCCTGTCTCTGAGTAAGCATGTCATGCCATGCCACTGTTTTAAATCATTATAGTGAACATGATTTGTTAAGCTCCTAGTGTCACCCTAAGTCCCTGAACCCTCTGTGTAACTTAGAATTATTCTTTTTAATTGAACATGCATCTAAATGCATGTCCTCTTGTATTAGcagacaacaccaagaaggggCCAAAACTTACAAGTAACTAGGATGACCATgaccaaaaccaaaacaaaacccaagcAAAACCAATAACCTACACTAGTTTGTCTAGAAgttcacagaaaaaaaaaggggcacacaaggaaaacaaagaaggaaTAAGCTAGCTCTAAGAACCCTTGGTGGAAGGATTGCTGTTGCGCACCAAGGCATTGTTACTCAcaattacatttttttagcaGTGAAAGTTCCGATGCCTCAACTTTCTGTGCCACCTAAATCCATGCTGGCCTAATTGTGTCTGTAGACGTTCTTTTTCCATCCAATTCTGTTAGTCCATGTCCACATCCATTTTTTATCCACATCAGCACTAAATGAGGCTGATGTGTTATGCACATAGGAAAAGGAACAGGAGGTTAGCACTAGCTAGGTCTTTAAAGTCCTTTTTGGTTTGGTGCTATCATGCTGGAGAGCAATTCCACAAAGCAGTCTcaggtcaaaaaaaattccacaAAGCAGTCTGCCACGCTAAAGAAAAAGTAGAGGGAAGAGGTTCAAGATGGTAGAACAGCCAATTGATCCAAAAGTGTATTCTCCAGTTTTAGCAAGAGCACTGGTGCAATTCCTATCCTCTGTTCTAAGTTGACAAAGCATAATGTATCAAATAAAGCCATCACATGATTGTCCGTTTTGTACGTATGCGTTAAATTGTCATAACTTCAGGCGGCACTACTCTTGCAGAGCAATTTCCAGTTGTATACCGTACCAATTTTTGTATATGTATATTAGTATATCGTTGTCTATACTTGATATATTATGATCTGATTAATAAGTCTCCTATGGAATTTTGTGATAGAACATAAAAACCAGCTCGAAATTCTTGTGATCTTCATCAATGACTGAACATATACTTGTCTATTTATCACAGGCTGGTTTTGGGATGGCAACTGTGGGTTACATGTGCATAATGTTCTCAGTAACTACACCATTGGGTATACTTCTTGGAATGGCAGTCTTCCATATGACTGGCTATGACGATAGCAGTCCAAACGCCCTAATAATTGAAGGCCTTCTTGGTTCACTTTCTGCTGGAATCCTTGTTTACATGGCGCTTGTTGATCTCATTTCTCTTGATTTCTTCCATAACAAGATGATGTCATCATCCCTAAAACTGAAGAAGGTCTCTTACATTGCATTGGTGCTTGGATCTGCTTCTATGTCTATATTAGCTCTCTGGGCATAGGTGATAATGAAATTGTTTAGGAACCATTCCCAGGTTTCAAATTGGTGTATTACTTGCTCCTCTGATGTAGGAATGAATGCATATCTGTGGTCAATACTCCCTACTGTAAAATTGAAATGCCACATTATGGGAAAATGGAAATCCGGCCTTCTGTTACTTTGCAAGCTGTCATACCTTTTGTACACTATCGTGGATAACCAACACCTAAGATTTACCTTTTTTGTTAAAATAAATGAACTTACCTTTCAGTTTGTTCATACTGAACGCTGTAATAGACTGAACTTTTCTTAGAGATGAAATCGGCTATGCTGTTTATACAGTTTTCAAAGTTTGATTCATATGAGGAAAGGCGGCATATCCTGGTACGTTGAGTTAGTTTCTTTGTAAAGCAGTAATTTGGAAATTATAGCATACGTAGTTAATAATGTTTGTCATCTATAGTTTCTGCCAAAGAGCTGCCCTCTGGCCTCTGGGCTGGTTGACATTTACCACCAGTAAGTATACCCATCATGagtttctatttttttctgaatatTTTTTGAAGGCAGCTAAAATAGCACTGAATTATCATCTACAGGCAAGGTGGCAGAGGTTCTAGACAACGGGGGCTGATCCATGTGTAACGCGGGAGCGGGAGGTATGCTGCCCTTGTTACTTTACCATTATCGTGTCCTGATAGAATATTTTGCTTCTCATGTACGGAACCATTAGATCTTGCAGCCATTGGTTTTAGTTTCCCATACCAGTCTGAGTTCAGATTACTGGATAAATTGTTTGGAGCTAGCTCAACTGTCTTGTATACTTCAAAGCTCTTTCTCCATTTGTGCTGCCTTCTAGATGCACTATCGAGCCATGGAATTGGTAAAAGCGTGACACAAGAACTCTAAGGTTTGTGTGTTCTTCAATCCATGATGATAAAAGGCCGATTACATGATTGCTAATCCTCCTTGGTGTTAAGAACCTTTAgaaattttcatttttgtaACCTTATGCAACGGTGTCCGACCGAACTGAAGTATTCAGATGGATAAACGGAGATGAGGTTTTTGAGGTGCACGATGCCAACAGGGAGTGGTCAAATTGACAAGTGATTTCTAACATGTACGTTGGGAACGTGTTGACCAATCATGGATGAGTAAGTGCGACCTCTTTATGCTTCATTGCTAGTACTGCTTTGTGACCTCATCTAAGGAAAGTTAGTCTGGGTGATGAACAAGGATTCATACTAGCAAGTAGGAAAATGCTAACATCAAGAGAGAAAGCAATCGCAGTATAAGAGTAGGAACTGCTTGGTATTCTAACACCTTTGGTTTTTGCTCTTTCTTTTTATCTCCAGTCGAAAAGTGGCGAATGCTGGGGTGAGTTGGAACTGATGAACTGAAGTTTCAAACAGTTGAATGGTTTAGAAAACGAAAGAGACATGCAGCTGGATAAAAAGCCCGAAAAACCAGTCGTGGATTGGATACACATAGTGATACCTAAGGAAATAGCTTTATTGTATGAACATAGTGGTTGCgtcgtattttttttatcgcaAAAGCCCTCTTTATTTGCATCATTAAGCAAGAGAGGGATTATGCGCGGACGAGCAAGTTCATGAGCACCTTCGTTAGTACCGTGCCCACAATGCTCGACTTTAACTCTGGCAAATTCCTTGAAGAGATAGAATCAGTCCTCAAAAAATCGTCGTAGCCGGGCCATAAGAGCGTTCGCCTTTGTTAAGTTTGAGCGAGTCGAGTTTGAGCGAGCTGGACTGAGCTCGATTCAGCTCATATTATATAACGAGCGAGCTCAATCTTACTCGAGCTACAGGTCGTCGAACCGCAGAGTTAGCTCATACTCGGCTCGTGATGGTCTGGAGTCGATCTCGAGCCATTTTCGAGTTTTGATTAAAATTTAGAAAATTCTTGGTTTACTCTAATACAtaacataaatattttttcgCTATTTAGCCCAGGGACTTTAGGCCACAACACAATTCAACAACAATAACCGCACAAAAAAGCATAATAAAAACTTAACTTTTAAAGATAGTTTAGATTCATAACACACCGGATATTTaaagtaaacaaaaaagagCACGGTGGTTCATAAATGTATCGTGATTTTGGAGCGGTGACGGGACTCAACGAATTCatttcattcaaaaaaaagaatattgTAATTTTTCACTCTGCTACAAATTAACATACTATGATGAGTCAAATTCGAGCGAGCTAGCTTTGACTCAGACTCGACTCGTTTTTCAACCGAGCTGCAGAAGGAGCT
The Brachypodium distachyon strain Bd21 chromosome 2, Brachypodium_distachyon_v3.0, whole genome shotgun sequence genome window above contains:
- the LOC100827984 gene encoding zinc transporter 6; translated protein: MSGSGCLPPGELDALSRVCRDGAAAARLKTGSLLAILLASAIGICLPVALTRAFRGREGYARGLLLVKCYAAGVILSTSLVHVLPDAYAALADCAVASRRPWRDFPFAGLFCLIGSLLALLVDVSASSHLEAHGHQPPEQEHEQPYAPIPKKAPTVFELAGEMSPRKRAVLDDREEPELHVSKNISGDQDRDDVALFGAKKGARLVRSDEVVVSTGGCHGGGHEVVEVGDGEEDEAMKKQKMVSKVLEIGIVFHSVIIGVTLGMSQDVCAIRPLVVALSFHQVFEGMGLGGCIAQAGFGMATVGYMCIMFSVTTPLGILLGMAVFHMTGYDDSSPNALIIEGLLGSLSAGILVYMALVDLISLDFFHNKMMSSSLKLKKVSYIALVLGSASMSILALWA